Proteins encoded by one window of Phytohabitans houttuyneae:
- a CDS encoding glycoside hydrolase family 5 protein, whose protein sequence is MRLPVLHRSPLYPAAAEHALARVDRILDACRARGLHLSLNLHRAPGYVITGWESEPHNLWTDPPAQDAFAALWRGFAARWRDVPAGALSFDLVNEPPALGLRGFTREAHEAVIRRTVAEIRAVDPHRPIVIDGLDGGNLAMPELTDLGLLHSGRGYQPMSVTHYRASWWPGHEHLPDPVYPCDYDGRWWDAGSLRDFYKPWREIAAGGTLVHIGEFGCYEYTPDDVALRWFTDLLEVFAEQRWGYALWEFAGAFGVVGHHRPGGRFEARDGWMVDVRLLELLQAYQV, encoded by the coding sequence GTGCGACTACCGGTTCTTCACCGCTCCCCGCTGTACCCCGCGGCCGCCGAGCACGCGCTCGCCCGCGTCGACCGGATCCTCGACGCCTGCCGGGCACGCGGCCTGCACCTCTCGCTCAACCTGCACCGCGCTCCCGGGTACGTGATCACCGGCTGGGAGAGCGAGCCGCACAACCTTTGGACCGACCCGCCGGCGCAGGACGCCTTCGCCGCGCTGTGGCGCGGGTTCGCCGCACGCTGGCGGGACGTGCCCGCCGGCGCGCTCTCCTTCGACCTGGTCAACGAGCCTCCCGCGCTCGGCCTGCGCGGCTTCACCCGGGAGGCGCACGAGGCCGTGATCCGCCGTACGGTGGCGGAGATCCGCGCGGTCGACCCGCACCGGCCGATCGTGATCGACGGCCTCGACGGCGGCAACCTCGCGATGCCCGAGCTCACCGACCTCGGGCTTCTCCACAGTGGACGCGGGTACCAGCCGATGTCGGTCACCCACTACCGGGCGAGCTGGTGGCCGGGACACGAGCACCTGCCCGACCCGGTGTACCCGTGCGACTACGACGGCCGCTGGTGGGACGCCGGTTCGCTGCGCGACTTCTACAAGCCGTGGCGCGAGATAGCGGCCGGCGGCACGCTCGTCCACATTGGCGAGTTCGGCTGCTACGAGTACACGCCCGATGACGTCGCGCTGCGGTGGTTCACCGACCTGCTCGAGGTTTTCGCGGAGCAGCGGTGGGGTTACGCGCTGTGGGAGTTCGCCGGCGCGTTCGGCGTGGTGGGCCACCACCGCCCGGGCGGCCGCTTCGAGGCGCGCGACGGCTGGATGGTGGACGTCCGCCTGCTCGAACTCCTCCAGGCATATCAGGTTTGA
- a CDS encoding DUF4331 domain-containing protein: MSSHREAPEISKDPVADSTDLYAFVSPDRPDTVTLIANYVPLQIPSAGPNFFEFGDDVLYEIHVDNNGDGHADVTYQFRFQTKLNDDNTFLYNTGPIEALDSENWNRRQFYSVTKVDGNGHARVLARNVPCPPANVGPLSIPDYKGLAADATFKLKTGERVFAGQRAEGFFVDLGSIFDLGTLRPFQNLHLLGQKAFQKAGDAVNATDRVNVHSIALQVPIKDLRGKSSPVIGVWTTASRRQVRVLHGHNHDDVYVGPNVQVSRLGNPLFNEVIVPMSKKDLWNSLPPTEDKNFAQFVEQPELARLLPVLYPGVFDNLEALNKARTPRADLVAVLLTGIPEGLIDGFTNSTGEIQADMLRLNTDIAPSKKENRLGVLGGDLAGFPNGRRVRDDVVSISLRAVAGATFALVDKDFKPDDAVAILEQGLSADDVTAPFLARFPYLGVPYDGFNNPS, translated from the coding sequence ATGTCTTCTCATCGTGAGGCGCCGGAGATATCCAAGGATCCGGTGGCCGACAGCACCGACCTGTACGCGTTCGTCAGCCCCGACCGTCCCGACACGGTCACGCTGATCGCCAACTACGTGCCGCTGCAGATCCCGTCGGCCGGCCCCAACTTCTTCGAGTTCGGCGACGACGTGCTGTACGAGATCCACGTCGACAACAACGGTGACGGCCACGCCGACGTGACGTACCAGTTCCGCTTCCAGACGAAGCTGAACGACGACAACACGTTCCTCTACAACACCGGTCCTATCGAGGCGCTGGACAGCGAAAACTGGAACCGGCGGCAGTTCTACAGTGTGACGAAGGTGGACGGCAACGGCCACGCGCGGGTGCTCGCCCGCAACGTGCCCTGCCCGCCGGCGAATGTGGGCCCGCTGTCCATCCCGGACTACAAGGGGCTGGCGGCGGACGCCACGTTCAAGCTGAAGACCGGCGAGAGGGTCTTCGCGGGCCAGCGGGCCGAGGGCTTCTTCGTCGACCTCGGCTCGATCTTCGACCTCGGCACGCTGCGCCCGTTTCAAAACCTGCACCTGCTCGGCCAGAAGGCCTTCCAGAAGGCCGGTGACGCGGTAAACGCCACCGACAGGGTCAACGTGCACAGCATCGCGCTCCAGGTGCCCATCAAGGACCTGCGCGGCAAGTCAAGCCCGGTCATCGGCGTGTGGACGACCGCGAGCCGGCGGCAGGTGCGCGTGCTGCACGGACACAACCACGACGACGTGTACGTGGGGCCGAACGTGCAGGTGTCCCGGCTCGGCAACCCGCTCTTCAACGAGGTCATCGTGCCGATGTCCAAAAAGGACCTGTGGAACAGCCTCCCGCCGACCGAGGACAAGAACTTCGCCCAGTTCGTCGAGCAGCCCGAGCTGGCGCGGCTCCTGCCCGTGCTGTACCCAGGTGTCTTCGACAACCTGGAGGCGCTCAACAAGGCGAGGACGCCCCGCGCGGACCTCGTGGCGGTGCTGCTGACCGGCATCCCCGAAGGGCTGATCGACGGCTTCACCAACAGCACCGGCGAGATCCAGGCGGACATGCTGCGCCTCAACACGGACATCGCGCCGAGCAAGAAGGAAAACCGCCTAGGCGTGCTCGGCGGCGACCTCGCCGGCTTTCCCAACGGCCGGCGGGTGCGGGACGACGTGGTCTCGATCTCCCTCCGAGCGGTGGCGGGCGCCACGTTTGCCCTGGTGGACAAGGACTTCAAGCCCGACGACGCGGTGGCGATCCTGGAGCAGGGGCTGAGCGCGGACGACGTGACTGCACCCTTCCTGGCCCGCTTCCCGTACCTGGGCGTTCCCTACGACGGCTTCAACAACCCGTCATGA
- a CDS encoding phospholipase codes for MSARHLLGPSGVGSVVLDIGGNTGALVIVTGPEWHGREIEISPKDQDPPTRTHVAVRARHVSSGVRYSAVFPALPAGPYTIWRTKTEPAGTVVVAGAAVTEIEWWQQP; via the coding sequence ATGAGCGCGCGGCATCTCCTCGGTCCGTCCGGTGTGGGCAGCGTCGTGCTCGACATCGGCGGCAACACAGGCGCGCTCGTCATCGTGACCGGGCCCGAGTGGCACGGCCGGGAAATCGAGATCAGCCCGAAGGACCAGGACCCGCCGACGCGGACACACGTGGCGGTCCGCGCGCGGCACGTCTCGAGCGGCGTCCGCTACAGCGCGGTGTTTCCCGCGCTGCCGGCCGGCCCGTACACCATCTGGCGCACGAAGACCGAGCCCGCCGGCACGGTCGTCGTGGCTGGCGCCGCGGTCACCGAGATCGAGTGGTGGCAGCAGCCGTAG
- a CDS encoding DUF397 domain-containing protein: MSESLPGVAWHISTRSDGIGGNCVEAGPLADGSGRVAVRHSQSPDGATIVYTRGEWAAFVEGVKDGEFDFTA, translated from the coding sequence ATGAGCGAGTCACTGCCGGGCGTGGCCTGGCACATCAGCACCCGGAGCGACGGCATCGGCGGCAACTGCGTCGAGGCCGGTCCACTGGCCGATGGCAGCGGCCGGGTCGCGGTGCGGCACAGTCAGTCGCCCGATGGCGCCACGATCGTCTACACCCGCGGTGAGTGGGCGGCGTTCGTCGAGGGCGTCAAGGACGGGGAGTTCGACTTCACCGCCTGA
- a CDS encoding DUF5753 domain-containing protein — translation MDYPWLESRSEEICTYSTMVFPGLVQTRDYAEAVIRYAEGAQANQQKIDRWVRLRMERQLILDEKPPKRLAALVEEAVLHRPVGGRLVLRAQLEHLARAVERPHVEMRVIPTGIGLHGGLNGAFTLFKMQRPYPEVAYVEQLGGRLFMEASRAYRYSKAYDALREVALSAAESMALIATLAEELS, via the coding sequence GTGGACTACCCGTGGCTGGAGTCGCGGTCGGAGGAGATCTGCACCTACTCCACGATGGTGTTCCCCGGCCTCGTGCAGACGCGTGACTACGCGGAGGCCGTCATCCGGTACGCGGAGGGTGCGCAGGCAAACCAGCAGAAGATCGACCGTTGGGTGCGGCTGCGCATGGAGCGGCAGCTCATCCTCGACGAAAAGCCGCCGAAGCGCCTCGCGGCGCTCGTGGAGGAGGCGGTGCTGCACCGGCCGGTCGGCGGTCGACTGGTGCTCCGCGCCCAACTGGAGCACCTCGCCCGGGCGGTGGAGCGCCCCCACGTCGAGATGCGGGTGATACCCACCGGGATCGGTTTGCACGGCGGGCTCAACGGCGCCTTCACGCTCTTCAAGATGCAGCGGCCATACCCGGAGGTGGCCTATGTGGAGCAGCTCGGCGGGCGACTTTTCATGGAAGCGTCTCGTGCGTACCGCTACTCGAAGGCGTACGATGCCTTGCGGGAGGTCGCACTCAGCGCTGCTGAGTCGATGGCGCTCATCGCAACACTCGCAGAGGAGTTGTCATGA
- a CDS encoding phosphotransferase, with protein MKLVKLGRVDRLLAVRLGQVVVDDQRHPGRGIDEYRRLRRRLADHARSSDSESIARSACGSADERMLLEIAPLGEGDRMEEQDEWPLAGGAQTEGLVRVGDTTRRPPHHRSLYVDALLLHLAEVGFVGAPHPLGYDHHGRQILTFVDGEVPHAAPYRLSDARILSATTLIRGFHDATTGSPLCAGLEVVCHGDLGPHNTVFRGEEAVALIDFDADVGPGRRLDDFAHAVWCFADLTEADVAVAEQVRKTRLMCDAYVDVTPAAIVEALTARFHRARGQHLAAGRSGGVRAFDDLLQWMKRFGGRVAAA; from the coding sequence ATGAAACTCGTGAAGCTGGGTCGAGTCGATCGTCTGCTGGCAGTCCGACTGGGACAGGTCGTGGTGGACGACCAGCGCCACCCCGGGCGAGGCATCGACGAATATCGCCGGCTGCGTCGACGACTCGCCGACCACGCACGCAGCAGTGACAGCGAGAGCATCGCTCGATCCGCATGCGGATCTGCCGATGAGCGGATGTTGCTCGAGATCGCCCCGTTGGGTGAAGGTGATCGAATGGAGGAACAGGACGAGTGGCCGCTGGCGGGTGGGGCTCAGACCGAAGGGCTTGTACGCGTAGGAGACACGACGCGGCGGCCACCGCACCACCGCTCGCTGTATGTCGACGCGCTCCTGCTACATCTGGCTGAGGTCGGCTTCGTCGGTGCTCCCCACCCGCTCGGCTATGACCACCATGGGCGGCAGATCCTGACGTTCGTCGACGGTGAGGTGCCGCATGCCGCGCCCTATCGGCTGTCCGACGCTCGGATTCTCAGCGCCACGACGCTCATCAGGGGTTTCCACGACGCGACAACCGGCTCGCCGCTATGCGCAGGTCTGGAGGTTGTCTGTCACGGCGACCTTGGACCGCATAACACCGTCTTCCGTGGTGAGGAGGCGGTCGCGCTCATTGACTTCGACGCGGATGTGGGCCCCGGACGGCGTTTGGACGATTTCGCGCACGCGGTCTGGTGCTTCGCGGACTTGACCGAGGCAGACGTCGCAGTGGCCGAGCAGGTCCGCAAGACACGGCTGATGTGCGACGCATACGTAGACGTGACACCAGCAGCCATCGTGGAGGCCCTTACCGCGCGGTTCCACCGAGCCCGCGGTCAGCACCTCGCTGCCGGCCGATCGGGCGGGGTGCGGGCATTCGACGACCTGCTGCAATGGATGAAGCGGTTCGGCGGACGGGTTGCAGCGGCATGA
- a CDS encoding CPBP family glutamic-type intramembrane protease, producing the protein MVISGSCVGVAEELVTCGLVVEMLRDAGHAERFVVIVSSPLFAFMHMADLLSGMRGARPWRQDEQCVVLSSCPRSR; encoded by the coding sequence ATGGTGATCTCCGGCTCGTGCGTCGGCGTAGCGGAGGAGCTGGTCACCTGCGGCCTCGTCGTCGAGATGCTGCGCGACGCGGGCCACGCCGAGCGCTTCGTCGTGATCGTGTCGTCGCCGCTGTTCGCGTTCATGCACATGGCCGACCTGCTCTCCGGCATGAGGGGCGCGCGACCGTGGCGGCAAGACGAACAGTGCGTCGTCTTGTCATCCTGCCCGCGGTCTCGGTGA
- a CDS encoding SDR family oxidoreductase, with translation MSDKKTALVTGANKGLGYEIAAGLGAMGYRVAVGARDKVRGEAAVKMLHAAGVDAFAVPLEVTNDRSVTEAAELIERQGGRLDVLVNNAGISGETGPGWVQDPTTLDLDVVREVVDTNVFGVIRVTNAMLALLRRSTSPRIVNISSSVGSVTWQADPNIEVGPIMAAYSPTKSYLNAVTVHYARQFAGTDILINAACPGLVATDFTGFQGRPPQEAAASAIRLATLPDGGPTGSFFNDDGVIPW, from the coding sequence ATGAGCGATAAGAAGACCGCGCTGGTAACCGGCGCGAACAAGGGACTCGGATACGAGATCGCGGCAGGGCTGGGCGCGATGGGCTATCGCGTGGCGGTCGGCGCCCGCGACAAGGTCCGGGGTGAGGCGGCCGTGAAGATGCTGCACGCCGCCGGGGTGGACGCGTTCGCGGTCCCGCTGGAGGTCACCAATGACCGCAGCGTCACCGAGGCCGCAGAACTGATCGAACGCCAAGGCGGACGCCTGGACGTCCTCGTCAACAACGCTGGCATCTCGGGAGAGACGGGACCGGGGTGGGTGCAGGATCCGACAACGCTCGACCTCGACGTCGTCCGCGAGGTTGTGGACACCAACGTCTTCGGTGTGATCCGTGTGACCAACGCGATGCTGGCGTTGTTGCGGCGCTCGACGTCGCCGCGCATCGTCAACATCTCCAGCAGTGTCGGTTCGGTCACCTGGCAGGCGGACCCGAACATCGAGGTCGGCCCGATCATGGCGGCCTACTCGCCGACGAAGTCGTATCTCAATGCCGTCACCGTGCACTACGCGCGACAGTTCGCCGGCACAGACATCCTCATCAACGCCGCCTGCCCGGGCCTGGTCGCGACAGATTTCACCGGTTTCCAAGGGCGTCCCCCTCAGGAGGCCGCGGCCTCAGCGATTCGTCTTGCCACGCTGCCCGACGGCGGCCCGACCGGCTCATTCTTCAACGACGACGGCGTCATCCCCTGGTGA
- a CDS encoding LysR family transcriptional regulator: METRELKYFVTVAEELHFSRAAERLGMAQPPLSRAIQQLERRLGVTLLERNRRGVTLTGACQVLLDEARAILDGAAAAARRTRRAASSTNRLTLATKAGANHELLRKLLDAHTAEPDAAEIEVLLCAMGEQARMLRDGRADVAFMQRPFDALAGFDTEDLLTEQQVAVLPAGHPLAARTSLTMADISDVPDLPVARWPRQDGTYEPGPGPEIHDLSQLAQLIALGHTVAVICASARSWLWSAHAAIPLTDSPHVTTVLAWPPHSRSLAVAGLVRTAAHL, from the coding sequence CTGGAGACCCGCGAGCTCAAGTACTTCGTCACTGTTGCCGAGGAGCTGCACTTCAGCCGGGCAGCCGAGCGCCTCGGCATGGCTCAGCCGCCCCTGTCCCGGGCGATTCAGCAGCTCGAACGGCGCCTCGGTGTCACCCTGCTCGAACGCAACCGCCGCGGCGTCACCCTCACCGGCGCGTGTCAGGTGCTGCTCGACGAGGCCCGCGCCATCCTCGACGGAGCAGCCGCCGCCGCCCGCCGCACCCGCCGCGCCGCGTCCTCAACGAACCGCCTGACGCTGGCCACGAAGGCCGGCGCGAATCACGAACTGCTGCGCAAGCTTCTCGATGCCCACACCGCCGAACCTGATGCGGCCGAAATCGAGGTACTTCTGTGCGCAATGGGAGAACAAGCGCGGATGTTGCGCGACGGCCGCGCCGACGTGGCGTTCATGCAGCGGCCCTTCGACGCCCTCGCCGGGTTCGACACCGAAGACCTGCTGACCGAGCAGCAGGTCGCCGTCCTGCCCGCCGGGCATCCCCTCGCCGCGCGCACGTCTCTGACCATGGCTGATATCAGCGACGTACCAGATCTGCCGGTCGCCCGCTGGCCCCGCCAAGACGGCACCTACGAACCCGGCCCGGGCCCAGAGATCCACGACCTGTCGCAACTGGCCCAACTGATCGCCCTCGGGCATACCGTGGCCGTCATCTGCGCCTCTGCCCGATCGTGGCTGTGGAGCGCGCACGCTGCCATCCCCCTGACCGACTCACCTCACGTCACCACCGTTCTCGCCTGGCCCCCACACAGCCGCTCCCTGGCCGTCGCCGGGCTCGTCCGCACGGCAGCCCATCTGTAA
- a CDS encoding reverse transcriptase domain-containing protein — MHCVGGVISPVLANLFMHYAFDAWMAQRFPGIPFERYADDAVVHCVSQQQAQAIRAAIENRMVEVGLRLHPDKTRIVYCKDSNRRGSHEHTSFTFLGFTFRARKARSRHGKNFAAFLPAISKDALKKISQAVRSWRLHRRVGHTFAEMARDQPDRARLDAVLRSVLPLRAASPPPTHQRLPDALDPQEVQTVTRVQEGQDLLGGDHRKVSPPVRSLALDPRLLGTRGDKSRVTGDCHARICGSREVKFLPATRPVGPLPF; from the coding sequence ATCCATTGCGTTGGGGGCGTAATCTCGCCGGTGCTGGCAAACCTGTTCATGCACTACGCGTTCGACGCGTGGATGGCCCAACGTTTCCCGGGCATCCCGTTCGAGCGCTACGCCGACGACGCGGTCGTGCATTGCGTCAGCCAACAGCAGGCGCAGGCGATACGGGCGGCGATCGAGAACAGGATGGTCGAGGTCGGGCTGCGACTGCACCCGGACAAGACCCGGATCGTGTACTGCAAGGACAGCAACCGACGCGGCTCGCACGAGCACACGTCGTTCACGTTCCTCGGGTTCACCTTCCGCGCCCGCAAGGCCCGCAGCAGGCACGGCAAGAACTTCGCCGCGTTCCTGCCGGCCATCAGCAAAGACGCCCTAAAGAAGATCAGCCAAGCGGTCCGCTCGTGGCGGCTGCACCGGCGGGTCGGCCATACCTTCGCCGAGATGGCCCGCGATCAACCCGATCGTGCGCGGCTGGATGCAGTACTACGGAGCGTTCTACCGCTCCGCGCTGCATCCCCTCCTCCAACGCATCAACGCCTACCTGATGCGCTGGATCCGCAAGAAGTACAAACGGTTACGCGGGTTCAAGAAGGCCAAGACCTGCTGGGAGGGGATCACCGAAAGGTATCCCCGCCTGTTCGCTCACTGGCGCTGGACCCGCGGCTTCTGGGGACCAGGGGTGACAAGAGCCGGGTGACGGGAGACTGTCACGCCCGGATCTGTGGGAGCCGGGAGGTGAAATTCCTCCCGGCCACCCGACCAGTGGGCCCGTTACCTTTTTGA